In Luteolibacter sp. Y139, a genomic segment contains:
- a CDS encoding sulfatase family protein — MKLLHGILFLFGLAFALEAEEPKRPNILFIFADDWGRYASIYHRNSSPGSPLSALNEFVRTPNFDELASKGVLFRNAHVNAPSCTPCRSSLLSGQYFWRTGRGAILSGAHWDPSIPSYPLLLRDSGYSIGKSYKVWGPGEPTDAPFDGQRYAYEKAGKRFGQFSEQVTKLAANGKSIPEAKEVLFNEVRGNFHQFLADRDPVKPFHYWFGPTNTHRSWQQGSGKALWNIDPDQLKGKIPPFLPDVPEVREDLADYLGEVAALDGAMGVLLDELKKTGDYDNTLIVISGDHGAPGFPNGKCNLYTFGTGVSLAITGPGVKGGRVVDDFVNLVDLAPTFLETANVKIPEVVTGHSLWPLLRSEKSGQVDPERTWTVTGRERHVDNAREGSLPYPQRAIHSGQYLYIINFKPDRDPLGGYEALDKEKGVTPERILKDTRVALGDMDAGPTKSWLVANRHTDFGKPYFDKTFGKRPKEELYDLAKDPFETTNVAKDPAYAEIRGRLEKKLLDELKRSGDPRLENDGAFFENPPMSGPVR, encoded by the coding sequence ATGAAGTTGCTCCACGGCATCCTCTTCCTTTTCGGCCTCGCCTTCGCTCTCGAGGCAGAGGAGCCAAAGCGCCCGAACATCCTGTTCATTTTCGCCGACGATTGGGGGCGCTACGCCAGCATCTATCATAGGAACAGCTCGCCTGGTTCCCCGCTTTCCGCACTGAATGAATTCGTCCGCACGCCCAACTTCGACGAACTCGCCTCCAAGGGCGTGCTGTTCCGAAATGCCCACGTCAATGCCCCCTCCTGCACGCCCTGCCGCAGCTCGCTACTATCCGGGCAGTACTTCTGGCGCACCGGCCGTGGAGCCATCCTGAGCGGAGCGCACTGGGATCCTTCTATCCCGTCCTACCCTCTGCTGCTGCGCGATTCCGGCTACAGCATCGGCAAAAGCTACAAGGTCTGGGGCCCCGGCGAGCCAACCGATGCCCCCTTCGATGGCCAACGCTACGCCTATGAAAAGGCCGGCAAGCGTTTCGGCCAATTCTCCGAACAGGTCACCAAGCTCGCCGCAAACGGCAAATCGATCCCGGAAGCCAAGGAAGTCCTGTTCAACGAAGTCCGCGGCAACTTCCACCAGTTCCTTGCCGATCGCGATCCCGTAAAGCCATTCCACTACTGGTTTGGCCCCACCAATACCCATCGCTCATGGCAGCAGGGCAGTGGAAAGGCGCTCTGGAACATCGACCCCGACCAGCTGAAGGGGAAGATCCCGCCCTTCCTTCCGGACGTTCCCGAAGTCCGCGAGGACTTGGCCGACTACCTCGGTGAAGTCGCCGCACTCGATGGCGCCATGGGCGTATTGCTCGATGAGCTCAAGAAGACCGGCGATTACGACAACACCCTCATCGTGATCAGCGGCGATCACGGCGCACCCGGCTTCCCGAATGGAAAGTGCAATCTCTACACCTTCGGCACCGGCGTCTCACTCGCGATCACCGGTCCCGGCGTGAAAGGCGGACGCGTCGTCGATGATTTCGTCAATCTCGTCGATCTCGCACCCACGTTTCTGGAGACAGCGAACGTGAAGATCCCGGAAGTAGTCACCGGCCATAGCCTGTGGCCGCTGCTTCGCTCGGAAAAATCCGGCCAAGTCGATCCCGAGCGCACGTGGACCGTCACCGGCCGCGAGCGCCATGTCGACAATGCGCGCGAGGGATCTCTCCCCTACCCGCAGCGGGCCATCCACTCCGGCCAGTATCTTTACATCATCAATTTCAAACCCGACCGTGATCCACTCGGCGGCTATGAAGCTCTCGACAAGGAAAAGGGCGTCACACCCGAGCGTATCCTGAAGGACACCCGCGTCGCCCTCGGCGACATGGACGCCGGACCAACGAAGTCGTGGTTGGTCGCGAATCGCCATACCGACTTCGGCAAGCCCTACTTCGACAAGACCTTCGGCAAGCGGCCCAAGGAGGAGCTCTACGATCTCGCCAAGGATCCCTTCGAGACCACCAACGTCGCCAAGGACCCCGCCTACGCCGAGATCCGCGGCCGTCTTGAAAAGAAGCTCTTGGATGAGCTAAAGCGCAGCGGCGACCCGCGGTTGGAGAACGATGGAGCGTTCTTCGAGAATCCGCCGATGTCGGGCCCAGTACGCTGA
- a CDS encoding beta strand repeat-containing protein, protein MIQPTRTLSVRESLMATASHRLLTGLVAGLSITTLHAVDWNGSASQDWNTAANWTPSGVPNGANAVVKVATPNYAKISADMTGTPVDIIVGADSGANSRLDHISGTGNTGNGNWMFVGRNSGTGVYNLANTAGTGGTYTGFGLGSGTMNVKGRLYVSGNSGTGSTGTVRVNTSGTLAIGAHLEIATNTSTGSFLLDAGTVTVGDWMEIGNGTGCNGTFNMSGGTLTKGGIDGIIVAANGATGNSTITGGSINSTVVGGNGQFRVGNAVGSNGTLNLSGTGSINVTNEIWVGNNAATGNFNFAGGSVTNNNWVAIGRRDGTNAGGTGTVTMTGGTWTKTGDSNFIVGASGNGTMNMSGGIVDVGTSTVADRGVTWVGEQNNVTGLLTLSGTADFRTARITLAVNSGTTGTLNLDGGIARVGQITGGAGTETVHFNGTQLIARGNQAAFVSTLNASDVKTGGLKVDTNGFNVTIPQVLTAGSPSGGVVKTGAGTLTLTGANTYTGDHTISAGKLAVTNDHLGGGSFTVAEGAKMGVIQNNDIDALDAANVTFNGATGSSLEIDLGNMFGNPTVAPLNVTGTLTLNGPVTINVTDQLPAVGTVPLVSYLGSKAGTGSFVLGSLPNGVSATLSDNGSGLVSLNVLSVSLPTWDGNVNGNWNTTTANWFDLATNNYSAYTNPAPVVFDDSAAGTTDVILNATFSPSSVRFNNSSSKPYTLTGTGKISGATGLTKQSDGTASISTANDFTGPVTISGGTLAVSSIANGGSPSPLGASSSSASNVVLDGGTLAYTGAAASTDRGFTINALNTGISVTNELTLTGAFANAAGNFIKSGPGNLILTQNGPVALGTVTPGVEVREGTLTLTGSGAQVVTVAGQMYVGSTPNLTANLVLNNTTLNTGNFLTFARGQGNDGVTNFTATNSVINSVNFSSGYNNGLVDNASEAFLTLNNTTWTNTGVTYLSESTGSSGAMTLNGTSQFNAIGSFLLGRNAGTTAMLTLKDTTVLNKTAGYIGIGAGGIGTLNVQDSASLTSNVDDFNVGDGVNATGTINLSGNGSISGSQMYIGKNPGTLGTVNQTGGSFQSSTFLTIGRFAGGVGIVNVSAGTLTQGGTAQTLLVGQEGTGTLNISGTANVVSNGTALQLALAATGNGTVNLNGGTLTVKQVLEAASGGNSEFYFNGGTLKANTGANATFMTGLDAVFVKGGGATIDTNGQTIAIAQNLVDGGGNGGLTKTGTGTLRLNGSNSFTGTTTVSTGTLGGTGSIAGPLVVNAGASVAPGASAGTLTAGATTITGGYICEIDGATADKLAVNGALTISPGAVLDFNVLAAPTAPTYVIASYSSLTGTFTVQDLPVGYTVNYHYNDGVSSNNIALVSATATPYDDWTATYFPGVTDQNIIGPAADPDKDGSPNSLEFALGGVPNNGSNGPKVFQFAADGSDAGTEPELLLTIAVRGNPTFSAGPAPTATVDGFTYTVNGSLTLGSFTSAVSPVTPVAPPAPNAAPPAGYVWRTFSLDGSNNLPGKGFLRVSVN, encoded by the coding sequence ATGATCCAACCGACCCGAACTCTCTCCGTGCGCGAATCCCTGATGGCCACGGCCTCCCATCGCTTGCTCACCGGCCTCGTCGCCGGCCTCTCGATCACCACCCTCCACGCTGTCGACTGGAACGGCTCCGCCAGCCAGGACTGGAATACCGCCGCCAACTGGACTCCCTCCGGCGTCCCCAATGGCGCGAACGCCGTGGTGAAAGTCGCCACGCCAAACTACGCGAAAATCTCGGCCGACATGACCGGCACCCCGGTCGACATCATCGTCGGTGCCGACTCCGGCGCGAATTCCCGCCTCGATCACATCTCCGGCACCGGCAATACCGGCAATGGCAACTGGATGTTCGTCGGCCGCAATAGCGGCACCGGCGTCTACAACCTCGCCAACACCGCAGGCACCGGCGGCACCTACACCGGCTTCGGCCTCGGCAGCGGCACCATGAATGTCAAAGGCCGCCTCTACGTCAGCGGCAACTCCGGCACCGGCTCCACCGGCACCGTCCGAGTGAATACCTCCGGAACCCTGGCCATCGGCGCCCATCTCGAAATCGCCACCAACACCAGCACCGGTTCATTCCTGCTCGATGCCGGCACGGTGACGGTGGGTGACTGGATGGAAATCGGCAATGGCACCGGCTGCAACGGCACCTTCAACATGTCCGGCGGCACCCTCACCAAGGGCGGCATCGACGGCATCATCGTCGCGGCCAACGGAGCGACGGGTAATTCCACCATCACCGGCGGTTCGATCAACTCGACCGTGGTCGGCGGCAACGGCCAGTTCCGCGTCGGCAACGCCGTCGGCTCCAATGGCACGCTGAATCTTTCCGGCACCGGCTCGATCAACGTCACCAATGAGATCTGGGTCGGCAACAACGCCGCCACCGGCAATTTCAATTTCGCAGGCGGCTCGGTCACCAATAACAACTGGGTGGCCATCGGCCGCCGCGACGGCACCAATGCCGGCGGCACCGGTACCGTGACCATGACCGGCGGCACCTGGACCAAGACCGGGGACTCGAACTTCATCGTCGGTGCCAGCGGCAATGGCACGATGAACATGAGCGGCGGCATCGTGGATGTCGGCACCAGCACGGTGGCGGACCGCGGCGTCACCTGGGTCGGCGAACAAAACAACGTCACCGGCCTGCTCACGCTTTCCGGCACCGCCGACTTCCGCACCGCGCGCATCACCCTGGCGGTCAATAGCGGCACCACCGGCACGCTGAATCTCGATGGCGGCATCGCCCGCGTCGGCCAGATCACCGGCGGCGCAGGAACGGAGACCGTTCACTTCAACGGCACCCAGCTGATCGCACGCGGCAACCAAGCCGCCTTCGTCTCCACCCTCAATGCCTCCGACGTGAAGACCGGCGGCCTCAAGGTGGACACCAACGGCTTCAATGTCACGATCCCGCAGGTGCTCACCGCGGGCAGCCCGTCCGGCGGCGTCGTCAAGACCGGTGCCGGCACCCTGACCTTGACCGGAGCGAACACCTACACCGGCGATCACACGATCAGCGCCGGCAAGCTCGCCGTGACCAATGACCATCTCGGCGGAGGCAGCTTCACCGTCGCGGAAGGAGCCAAGATGGGCGTCATCCAGAACAACGACATCGACGCGCTCGACGCCGCCAACGTTACCTTCAATGGCGCGACCGGTTCATCGCTCGAGATCGACCTAGGCAATATGTTCGGCAATCCGACCGTGGCCCCGTTGAACGTCACCGGCACGCTCACCCTCAATGGTCCGGTCACCATCAATGTCACCGACCAATTGCCCGCTGTCGGCACTGTTCCACTCGTCAGCTACCTCGGTTCCAAGGCAGGTACCGGCAGCTTCGTCCTCGGCAGCCTGCCGAATGGCGTGTCCGCCACGCTTTCGGACAATGGCAGCGGACTGGTTTCGCTCAATGTCCTCAGCGTCTCGCTGCCGACCTGGGATGGCAACGTCAACGGCAACTGGAACACCACCACCGCCAACTGGTTCGACCTCGCCACCAACAACTACTCCGCCTACACGAATCCCGCCCCGGTGGTCTTCGATGACAGCGCGGCTGGAACCACGGATGTGATCCTGAACGCCACCTTCTCACCGAGCAGCGTTCGCTTCAACAACTCCTCCAGCAAACCCTACACCCTCACCGGCACCGGCAAGATCTCCGGCGCCACCGGCCTGACCAAGCAAAGCGACGGCACTGCCTCCATCAGCACCGCGAATGACTTCACCGGTCCGGTCACCATCTCCGGCGGCACGCTCGCCGTCTCCAGCATCGCCAATGGCGGATCGCCGAGCCCGCTCGGTGCCTCCTCCTCCAGCGCGTCGAATGTCGTTCTGGATGGCGGCACACTCGCCTACACCGGCGCGGCGGCCAGCACCGATCGCGGTTTCACGATCAATGCACTGAACACCGGCATCTCGGTCACCAATGAACTGACGCTGACGGGAGCATTCGCAAACGCAGCCGGCAATTTCATCAAGAGCGGCCCGGGCAATCTGATCCTCACCCAGAATGGTCCGGTCGCCCTCGGAACCGTCACTCCGGGCGTCGAAGTCCGCGAAGGCACGCTCACCTTGACCGGCTCAGGAGCGCAGGTCGTCACCGTCGCAGGCCAGATGTATGTCGGCAGCACGCCCAACCTGACGGCGAACCTGGTGCTGAACAACACCACGCTCAACACCGGCAACTTCCTCACCTTCGCCCGCGGCCAAGGAAACGACGGCGTCACCAACTTCACCGCGACCAACTCGGTGATCAACAGCGTCAACTTCAGTTCCGGCTATAACAACGGCCTGGTGGACAACGCCAGTGAGGCCTTCCTCACGCTCAACAACACCACCTGGACCAACACCGGCGTCACCTACCTCTCCGAAAGCACCGGCTCCTCGGGAGCGATGACGCTCAATGGCACCTCACAGTTCAATGCCATCGGATCCTTCCTGCTCGGACGCAATGCCGGCACCACCGCGATGCTGACGCTGAAGGACACCACCGTCCTTAACAAGACCGCCGGCTACATCGGTATCGGCGCGGGTGGCATCGGCACGCTCAACGTGCAGGACAGCGCTTCGCTCACCTCGAACGTGGATGACTTCAACGTCGGCGATGGCGTCAACGCCACCGGCACGATCAACCTGAGCGGCAATGGCTCGATCAGCGGCTCGCAGATGTACATCGGCAAGAACCCCGGCACGCTCGGCACGGTGAACCAGACCGGCGGCAGCTTCCAGAGCTCCACCTTCCTTACCATCGGCCGCTTCGCCGGTGGCGTGGGTATCGTGAACGTCTCGGCCGGCACCCTCACCCAGGGAGGCACCGCCCAGACCTTGTTGGTCGGCCAGGAAGGAACGGGAACGCTCAACATTTCCGGAACCGCCAACGTCGTGTCCAATGGCACCGCACTGCAGCTCGCCCTCGCGGCAACCGGCAATGGAACCGTCAACCTGAACGGCGGCACCTTGACCGTGAAGCAAGTGCTCGAAGCTGCCAGCGGCGGCAATAGCGAGTTCTACTTCAACGGCGGCACTCTCAAGGCCAACACCGGAGCCAACGCGACCTTCATGACCGGCCTCGATGCGGTCTTCGTGAAGGGCGGCGGCGCCACCATCGACACGAATGGCCAGACCATCGCCATCGCACAAAACCTCGTCGATGGCGGCGGCAACGGCGGCCTGACCAAGACCGGCACCGGCACGCTCCGCCTCAATGGCAGCAATAGCTTCACCGGCACCACCACCGTTTCCACCGGCACGCTCGGCGGCACCGGCTCGATCGCTGGACCGCTCGTCGTCAATGCCGGAGCCTCGGTGGCACCCGGAGCCTCGGCCGGAACCCTCACCGCCGGAGCCACCACCATCACCGGCGGCTACATCTGTGAAATCGACGGCGCCACCGCCGACAAGCTCGCCGTCAATGGCGCGCTAACCATCAGCCCCGGCGCTGTGCTGGACTTCAACGTGCTCGCGGCACCCACTGCCCCGACCTACGTCATCGCCAGCTACAGCTCGCTCACCGGTACCTTCACGGTGCAGGACCTGCCGGTAGGCTACACGGTGAACTACCACTACAACGACGGCGTCAGCTCTAACAACATCGCACTCGTCTCCGCCACCGCGACCCCATACGACGACTGGACCGCCACTTACTTCCCGGGAGTGACGGATCAGAACATCATCGGACCGGCGGCGGACCCGGACAAGGACGGCAGCCCGAACTCGCTGGAGTTCGCGCTCGGCGGCGTGCCGAACAATGGCAGCAATGGTCCGAAGGTGTTCCAATTCGCCGCCGACGGCAGCGACGCGGGCACCGAGCCGGAACTGCTCCTGACCATCGCGGTCCGCGGCAATCCGACCTTCAGCGCCGGCCCGGCTCCGACGGCCACCGTGGACGGGTTCACCTACACCGTGAACGGCAGCCTCACACTGGGCTCCTTCACCAGTGCCGTCTCGCCGGTGACCCCGGTCGCACCGCCCGCGCCGAATGCCGCACCACCCGCCGGCTACGTATGGCGCACCTTCAGTCTCGACGGATCGAACAACCTGCCGGGCAAGGGTTTCCTGCGGGTCTCCGTCAATTGA
- a CDS encoding DUF7133 domain-containing protein, whose translation MKTALAFSLFLVLAARGEIARWADASIPVTDGLELWLDASRENEAREAHYMNRLADGQAMELWHDSSGKSRHLAQWSSVFRPLWKGGSVEFLGDDYLAALLTPGVESRECTIFIVAAPDRASGDFPALFSAARRDEHDYTSGLTIDFGRAPGPDGLADFLNVEGAGQTGARNLFIQPVATRRGHVFTVTSSAKGSAARVDGEAHGRRDRGDVAFAMDRVAVGARFVEPEMRHFFNGRIAEVMFFNRTLGPEEIAKMEDWLKNKHAGFLRASAPLAPRGAEKDRPIVQMLVPGFTVEELPVKVNNLNNIEYAPDGRLFAAGYDGRFHLLRDTDGDGIEDKLDTFSDETSDNYPLGMVVKDGMPHALLSDEIVRFRDTNGDGIPDKRETVAKGWDDPKLRDDPGLMHRRVDSAMALAAGPDGSWYVTMGSANPGNGYWQKAEGDIWSPDSVKTGKPAYSPDKRRGCLLKISPDGKKVEQLNSGLRYIMSLQWDRHGELFGTDQEGATWLPNGNPFDELLHLQTGRHYGFPPRHPKLLPDVVDEPSLWDYAPQHESTCGFRFNGPAKDRPRFGPDFWADDAIVTGESRGKLWRTTLAKTSAGYVARNQLFACVGTLITDCAISPKGELVICCPSGPPDWGSGPAKEGRLFKIRYSDPDAPQPVLVRPISTTQTLIEFDRPLPNTGWADFASRVHITGGRHVTAGDRFEAIRPGYAVVRAQREEPTFDVPVEGMIMMSGNRSLLIQTPPRVAAVNYGIAIDWPRSEAGIRQAPAIDLAHDLTGLEVKWTGANGAELPFANAPYWWPHADLKALEVFGRSSDSIATGLAACKTPGHLTLHTKLDLSHLLQPKVQPGAHLDYTPEPETVTVTVRSDAAVKLSATGVEVTARGPNQASFTKTIRDDPWQEIEISLATPAKDLEITWHTTLDPRERPMAAPRFLMPFAERPPEPQAKSTAPPEIAGGNYANGHRLFMGKATCFTCHQMRGEGNAVGPDLSNTAHRDYASVLRDINEPSATINPDAVAYQITLKNGTAAVGTRIGETATELKLASPGGQVTVVKKAEIVKNTALPVSLMPPGLLTALSEQERKDLMTFLLSEPQRDE comes from the coding sequence ATGAAGACCGCACTCGCGTTCTCCCTTTTCCTGGTCCTCGCCGCCCGCGGCGAAATCGCACGCTGGGCCGATGCCTCGATCCCCGTCACGGACGGCCTCGAACTCTGGCTCGATGCCAGCCGCGAAAACGAAGCCCGCGAGGCCCACTACATGAACCGCCTCGCCGACGGCCAGGCCATGGAGCTGTGGCATGACTCCTCCGGCAAGTCGCGGCACCTCGCCCAGTGGTCGAGCGTCTTCCGTCCCCTGTGGAAGGGTGGCAGCGTGGAGTTCCTCGGCGATGACTATCTGGCAGCGCTGCTCACGCCCGGCGTGGAAAGCCGGGAATGTACGATATTCATCGTAGCTGCGCCGGACCGCGCCAGCGGCGACTTCCCCGCCCTTTTCAGTGCGGCGAGAAGAGACGAGCACGACTACACCAGCGGCCTCACCATTGACTTCGGCCGCGCCCCCGGCCCCGACGGCCTGGCGGATTTCCTGAACGTGGAGGGCGCCGGCCAGACAGGTGCCCGGAACCTGTTCATCCAGCCGGTCGCCACGCGACGCGGCCATGTCTTCACGGTAACCAGCAGCGCGAAAGGAAGCGCCGCCCGTGTCGACGGTGAGGCGCACGGCAGGCGCGACCGCGGCGACGTCGCTTTCGCGATGGACCGCGTGGCCGTCGGCGCACGCTTCGTGGAGCCGGAGATGCGGCACTTCTTCAATGGCCGGATCGCCGAGGTCATGTTCTTCAACCGGACTCTCGGCCCGGAGGAAATCGCGAAGATGGAAGACTGGCTGAAGAACAAGCACGCCGGCTTCCTTCGCGCCTCCGCACCGCTCGCCCCGCGCGGCGCGGAGAAAGACCGTCCCATCGTGCAGATGCTCGTCCCCGGCTTCACCGTGGAAGAGCTGCCGGTGAAGGTCAACAACTTGAACAACATCGAGTATGCGCCCGATGGCCGGCTCTTCGCCGCCGGCTACGATGGCCGCTTCCACCTGCTGCGCGACACGGACGGCGATGGCATCGAAGACAAGCTCGATACCTTTTCCGACGAGACCTCCGACAACTACCCGCTCGGCATGGTGGTGAAGGACGGCATGCCACACGCCCTGCTCTCCGATGAGATCGTCCGCTTCCGCGATACCAATGGCGATGGCATCCCCGACAAGCGCGAAACCGTCGCGAAAGGTTGGGACGATCCAAAGCTGCGCGATGATCCCGGCCTCATGCACCGACGAGTGGACAGCGCCATGGCCCTCGCCGCCGGACCCGATGGCTCGTGGTATGTCACCATGGGCAGCGCGAATCCCGGCAATGGCTACTGGCAAAAGGCCGAGGGCGATATCTGGTCGCCGGACTCCGTGAAGACCGGCAAGCCCGCCTACTCGCCGGACAAGCGCCGCGGCTGCCTGCTGAAGATCTCACCGGACGGCAAGAAAGTGGAGCAGCTCAACAGCGGCCTGCGCTACATCATGTCGTTGCAATGGGATCGCCACGGCGAACTCTTCGGCACCGACCAGGAAGGCGCCACCTGGCTCCCCAACGGCAACCCCTTCGACGAACTCCTCCATCTCCAGACCGGCCGTCACTACGGCTTCCCGCCACGCCATCCGAAGCTGCTGCCCGACGTGGTCGATGAGCCCAGCCTCTGGGACTACGCGCCGCAGCACGAAAGCACCTGCGGCTTCCGCTTCAATGGCCCGGCCAAGGACCGCCCGCGCTTCGGCCCGGACTTCTGGGCCGACGATGCCATCGTCACCGGCGAATCCCGCGGCAAGCTCTGGCGCACCACGCTGGCGAAGACCTCCGCCGGCTACGTCGCGCGGAACCAGCTCTTCGCCTGCGTCGGCACGCTGATCACCGACTGCGCGATCTCGCCGAAGGGTGAACTCGTCATCTGCTGCCCCTCCGGCCCGCCGGACTGGGGCAGCGGCCCCGCGAAGGAAGGGCGGCTTTTCAAAATCCGCTACTCTGATCCAGACGCGCCCCAGCCGGTGCTGGTCCGCCCGATCAGCACCACGCAAACCCTCATCGAATTCGACCGTCCGCTTCCCAACACCGGCTGGGCCGATTTCGCATCCCGCGTCCATATCACCGGCGGCCGTCACGTCACGGCGGGCGACCGCTTCGAGGCCATCCGTCCGGGCTACGCCGTGGTCCGCGCTCAGCGCGAAGAACCCACCTTCGACGTCCCGGTGGAAGGAATGATCATGATGTCGGGCAACCGTTCCCTACTCATCCAGACCCCTCCGCGCGTCGCCGCGGTGAACTACGGCATCGCCATCGATTGGCCGCGCAGCGAAGCCGGCATCCGCCAGGCCCCTGCGATCGACCTCGCCCATGACCTCACCGGCTTGGAGGTAAAGTGGACGGGTGCCAACGGCGCAGAGCTGCCGTTTGCCAATGCCCCCTACTGGTGGCCGCATGCCGATCTCAAGGCCTTGGAAGTCTTCGGCCGCAGCAGCGACAGCATCGCCACCGGCCTCGCCGCCTGCAAGACGCCGGGCCATCTGACCCTCCACACCAAGCTCGACCTCTCGCACCTGCTCCAGCCGAAAGTCCAGCCCGGCGCGCACCTCGATTACACGCCGGAGCCGGAAACCGTCACCGTCACCGTCCGCAGCGATGCCGCCGTGAAACTCTCCGCCACCGGCGTGGAGGTCACCGCGAGAGGACCGAATCAAGCCTCGTTCACCAAAACCATCCGCGACGATCCCTGGCAGGAAATCGAAATCTCCCTCGCAACTCCCGCCAAGGATCTGGAGATCACCTGGCACACCACGCTCGATCCGCGCGAACGCCCGATGGCCGCCCCGCGCTTCCTCATGCCCTTCGCGGAGCGCCCTCCCGAGCCACAGGCAAAAAGCACCGCGCCCCCCGAGATCGCCGGCGGCAACTACGCCAATGGCCACCGCCTTTTCATGGGCAAGGCCACCTGCTTCACCTGCCACCAAATGCGCGGCGAAGGCAACGCCGTCGGCCCCGACCTCAGCAATACCGCCCACCGCGACTACGCCAGCGTGCTGCGGGACATCAACGAGCCCAGCGCCACCATCAATCCCGACGCCGTCGCCTACCAGATCACTCTCAAGAACGGCACCGCCGCCGTCGGCACCCGCATCGGCGAGACGGCCACCGAGCTAAAGCTGGCCTCCCCCGGCGGACAGGTGACCGTGGTGAAAAAAGCCGAGATCGTTAAAAACACAGCCCTCCCGGTTTCCCTGATGCCGCCCGGCCTGCTTACCGCGCTCAGCGAGCAGGAAAGGAAAGACCTCATGACATTCCTGCTCAGCGAGCCACAGCGGGATGAGTGA
- a CDS encoding LysE family translocator, with protein sequence MNPALELAAFAGLMALGQFSPGPDMILLTRTALAEGAKAGAIMAIGIATGLTVHASIAVAGLAVAFEQSPGLRKAISWSAAAYLLWLSWCLLRSAFSPPVEKGENTAAPSSRGPFLRGLICNLLNPKAVIFLAATCAPFLTGTHPAWWPFAIAGLVIVQGGSLWALWAWLLQWRPLRTRYENSARWIDGIFGVALAALAVKLLVAP encoded by the coding sequence GTGAACCCCGCGCTCGAACTCGCCGCCTTCGCCGGCCTGATGGCCCTCGGCCAATTCAGTCCCGGGCCGGACATGATCCTGCTCACCCGCACCGCGCTGGCGGAGGGAGCGAAGGCTGGCGCCATCATGGCCATCGGCATCGCCACCGGCCTGACCGTGCACGCCTCCATCGCAGTGGCTGGCCTGGCCGTCGCATTCGAACAAAGCCCCGGCCTCCGGAAAGCGATCTCCTGGTCGGCAGCCGCCTACTTGCTCTGGCTCTCCTGGTGCCTGCTGCGCTCCGCATTCTCACCACCCGTCGAAAAAGGCGAAAACACCGCGGCCCCCTCCTCCCGCGGCCCCTTCCTCCGCGGCCTGATTTGCAATCTGCTGAATCCGAAGGCCGTGATCTTCCTCGCCGCCACCTGCGCGCCGTTCCTGACCGGCACCCATCCGGCTTGGTGGCCGTTCGCGATCGCCGGCCTCGTCATCGTCCAGGGCGGCTCGCTGTGGGCACTGTGGGCATGGCTGCTCCAGTGGCGGCCACTCCGCACGCGCTACGAAAACTCGGCCCGCTGGATCGACGGGATCTTCGGCGTCGCCCTCGCGGCACTGGCGGTCAAGCTCCTGGTCGCTCCCTGA
- a CDS encoding L,D-transpeptidase, whose protein sequence is MKFPALRSLAALLFAGAALALSSCTNTTSSGSAYTSFKFDPPVKQPTGSAGIRVKMSTGAQRLYVVQGDQVLLATPICVGTAGAPTPHGTFPIRAKQMQRRRASEPGSGYPMTYWMEFSGPAYGMHWGFVKPYPATHGCVRLPLNSARKIFGLVKVGTPVDVATSQPLDATVGKSLPRIDDSALPNPPMSYLLSPQVFSDAEKGKMWNF, encoded by the coding sequence ATGAAATTCCCTGCTCTCCGTTCCTTGGCCGCGCTCCTTTTCGCCGGAGCCGCCCTCGCCCTCAGCTCTTGCACCAATACCACCAGCTCCGGCAGCGCTTACACCTCGTTCAAGTTCGATCCGCCGGTGAAGCAGCCGACTGGCTCGGCCGGCATCCGCGTGAAAATGAGCACCGGCGCCCAGCGCTTGTATGTGGTGCAGGGCGATCAAGTCCTGCTCGCCACGCCGATCTGCGTCGGCACCGCCGGAGCTCCCACCCCGCACGGCACCTTCCCGATCCGCGCCAAGCAAATGCAGCGCCGCCGTGCCAGCGAACCCGGCTCCGGCTACCCCATGACCTACTGGATGGAATTCTCCGGCCCCGCCTACGGCATGCACTGGGGCTTCGTGAAGCCCTACCCGGCCACCCACGGCTGCGTCCGCCTCCCGCTGAACTCCGCCCGCAAGATCTTCGGCCTCGTCAAAGTCGGCACCCCGGTCGACGTCGCCACCAGCCAGCCGCTGGACGCCACCGTGGGCAAGTCCCTGCCAAGGATCGACGACAGCGCCCTGCCAAATCCGCCGATGTCCTACCTGCTCAGCCCGCAGGTCTTCAGCGATGCCGAGAAGGGCAAGATGTGGAACTTCTGA
- a CDS encoding 4a-hydroxytetrahydrobiopterin dehydratase, producing MSDLLEDEDLSSALKKCPEWEYEKNAITRTFEFEEFMDGIDFVNSVADIADEAQHHPDIRINYTKVTLKLTTHDAGGVTEADVELAQRVDNLVD from the coding sequence ATGTCCGATCTGCTCGAAGACGAAGACCTCTCCTCCGCCCTGAAGAAGTGCCCCGAGTGGGAGTACGAGAAAAACGCGATCACCCGCACCTTTGAGTTCGAGGAATTCATGGACGGGATCGACTTCGTGAACAGCGTCGCCGACATCGCCGACGAAGCGCAGCACCACCCGGACATCCGCATCAACTACACCAAGGTGACCCTCAAGCTCACCACCCACGACGCCGGCGGCGTGACCGAAGCCGACGTCGAGCTCGCCCAGCGCGTCGACAACCTCGTCGACTGA